In one window of Osmia lignaria lignaria isolate PbOS001 chromosome 11, iyOsmLign1, whole genome shotgun sequence DNA:
- the Dhod gene encoding dihydroorotate dehydrogenase 2, translated as MAQRLSNKAKLKSLVQVAAAATVLYGGYNIYRGDERFYNKYIIPVAQLLNPELAHNITVKILKWGLLPGQKTKDPSSLAINVWGLGFKHPIGMAAGFDKQGEAVENLDKIGFSFVEIGSVTPKPQPGNPLPRIFRLVEDNAVVNRYGFNSEGHDSVWERLKKLRTEENYNGIIGINLGRNKTSEDAVQDYIDGIKKFADVADYFVINVSSPNTPGLRSLQNKKELEHLLTKVNEVRQSIQSTQPLLLKLAPDLSESEREDIANVILKKKSKVDGLILCNTTVTRNNLVSHLKNESGGLSGAPLANMSTTMIADMYKRTQGTIPIIGVGGIFSGEDAYNKIKAGASLVQVYTSFTYFGPPIIGKIKRELDDALKRDGLTSIKDAIGKDTGIR; from the exons atggcCCAACGATTGTCTAATAAAGCAAAATTAAAGTCGCTTGTACAAGTCGCCGCTGCTGCTACTGTTTTATATGGGGGTTATAACATATATAGAGGTGATGAAAGGTTCTATAATAAGTATATTATTCCTGTTGCACAACTACTGAACCCCGAACTCGCGCACAATATTACCGTAAAGATTTTAAAATGGGGCCTTTTGCCTGGACAAAAAACAAAAGATCCAAGCTCTCTTGCTATCAACGTTTGGGGCCTGGGATTCAAACATCCAATAGGTATGGCAGCTGGTTTCGACAAGCAAGGAGAAGCTGTGGAGAATTTGGACAAAATAGGTTTTAGTTTTGTAGAGATAG GATCTGTCACACCAAAGCCTCAGCCTGGTAATCCTCTACCTAGGATATTTAGATTAGTAGAAGATAATGCGGTTGTCAATAGGTATGGCTTTAACAGCGAAGGTCATGACTCTGTGTGGGAACGTCTGAAAAAGCTCAGGACTGAAGAAAACTACAATGGTATAATTGGAATCAATTTGGGCAGAAACAAAACTTCTGAAGATGCTGTACAAGACTACATAGATGGCATTAAGAAGTTTGCAGATGTGGCAGATTATTTTGTAATCAATGTATCTAGTCCTAATACTCCAGGATTGAGATCATTGCAAAATAAGAAGGAGTTGGAACATTTACTGACAAAAGTAAATGAAGTTAGACAATCTATACAGAGTACTCAACCATTATTACTGAAACTTGCTCCAGATTTGTCTGAATCTGAACGGGAAGATATCGCGAATGTAATACTAAAGAAGAAGTCTAAAGTAGACGGCTTAATACTATGCAATACTACAGTTACGCGAAACAATTTAGTAAGCCATCTCAAAAACGAAAGCGGAGGACTCAGTGGAGCTCCTCTTGCCAACATGTCGACGACAATGATTGCTGATATGTATAAAAGAACGCAAGGCACCATTCCAATCATTGGAGTCGGTGGAATCTTCAGCGGAGAAGACGCCTACAATAAAATCAAAGCTGGTGCTTCTTTGGTGCAAGTTTACACGTCGTTTACGTATTTTGGACCACCGATAATAGGAAAAATTAAACGAGAATTGGATGACGCGCTCAAACGAGATGGCCTAACATCCATCAAGGATGCAATTGGGAAAGATACTGGCATCAGATAA
- the LOC117603815 gene encoding uncharacterized protein LOC117603815, giving the protein MKTEKEQYEKFESGFIPQEKILNILGIWPSNVNDLAPFARFLFAMVINTSYIYSLSVEFYRQCVSVDEAMDAVILSIVCVTTALKLLINRMNWKHMRILVNSVMEDWSTVKDPRHQRVMTEYFQTGRTAFLALLYMCYVSAPSIIIKTNSFDEILKQQIMKYLTGSTDSSNDTWTLNHMTVTTCVYGVMPLYLKIGVVMLQVMQLTVMTISQSGNDGWFFSLTMHLSGQFKVLQMNLEEMKFEEFDSHKKLGHLVARHCRLVMLAKYLKQSFSVIILLQLFSSTLIMCIEGFVFLVYLRTGDTLGTFKSVIMIFTMIIQLYLYAYAGDILESRAEGIANAAYKSSWYLLRGNAARDLTLMIHRGHLSCHVTAGKFVPMNGLTFKEALKASASYLSVLRLLMLIVVSFEIYLDGSDTEKNLDALTVTTCGILAMSKVMYFRFRSDGLVLNFTSALKDYDELNKEENRKIVRRHAYMGRVACASVILFSYISSLLIITVSMLTDDHENVVNVTLEHTLEYPIPSERVLTFFQFPECLTLPIFVTEFLMLLITCTGNLGSDSLFFAISFHLCGQVEILKKDFTRMPNKNKNPKENLYLSIKRHSYLLELGEMLNDTIGSILIVQLFSSSVLICITGFQFILALDVQNIAVVVKSFAILSTFMAQLFAYSYVGDYLKRQIDSIGYSLYSCNWYDFPRNLTKDISFVIMKAHRSFHLMAGKFFIVNMETYASILKTSLSYLSVLRIMINA; this is encoded by the exons ATGAAGACGGAAAAGGAGCAATACGAAAAGTTCGAAAGTGGTTTCATACCGCAAGAGAAAATATTGAACATACTCGGAATTTGGCCGTCGAACGTCAACGACTTGGCACCCTTCGCTCGATTTCTCTTTGCCATGGTTATAAAT ACCAGTTATATCTACAGTCTGTCCGTGGAATTCTATCGGCAATGTGTCAGCGTTGATGAAGCGATGGACGCTGTCATTTTGAGCATCGTCTGCGTCACCACCgcgttgaaattattaattaaccgaATGAACTGGAAACATATGCGCATCCTTGTTAATTCGGTGATGGAAGACTGGTCTACCGTCAAAGATCCTCGTCACCAACGAGTAATGACAGAGTATTTCCAGACAGGAAGAACCGCTTTCTTGGCGTTACTTTACATGTGCTATGTGTCTGCACCTTCGATCATAATTAAAACCAACTCGTTCGACGAGATCCTGAAACAGCAG ATAATGAAATACTTGACGGGTTCAACTGATAGCTCGAACGATACTTGGACGTTGAACCATATGACAGTGACCACCTGTGTTTACGGGGTTATGCCTTTGTACTTAAAAATTGGAGTTGTAATGCTTCAAGTGATGCAGCTAACCGTTATGACCATCTCCCAGTCTGGCAATGACGGATGGTTCTTCAGTTTGACGATGCACCTTTCCGGTCAGTTCAAAGTTCTACAGATGAACCTCGAAGAAATGAAGTTCGAGGAGTTCGACTCGCATAAAAAGCTCGGTCATTTAGTGGCACGACATTGTCGTCTCGTCATGCTTGCGAAATACCTCAAACAGAGCTTCAGCGTAATCATCCTGTTGCAGTTGTTTAGTAGTACGTTAATAATGTGCATAGaag GTTTCGTGTTTCTGGTTTATCTGAGAACAGGAGACACTCTCGGTACATTTAAAagcgtaataatgatattcacgATGATTATACAACTGTACCTTTACGCCTACGCCGGCGACATTTTGGAGTCTCGAGCAGAAGGTATCGCAAATGCTGCATATAAATCGTCCTGGTATCTTCTACGAGGTAACGCAGCGAGGGACCTGACGTTGATGATCCATCGTGGACACTTATCGTGCCACGTGACTGCTGGAAAATTTGTTCCGATGAACGGGCTCACTTTCAAGGAGGCGTTGAAGGCTTCTGCTTCTTATTTGTCGGTCTTGAGA CTCTTGATGCTGATCGTCGTGAGCTTCGAAATCTATTTGGACGGAAGCGACACCGAGAAGAACTTGGATGCTCTTACCGTGACCACCTGTGGCATCCTGGCGATGTCAAAAGTGATGTATTTCCGCTTTCGGTCGGACGGTCTTGTTCTGAACTTCACTTCCGCCCTGAAGGATTACGACGAGCTGAATAAAGAAGAGAATCGAAAGATTGTGCGACGACACGCGTATATGGGAAGAGTAGCGTGTGCTAGCGTGATATTATTTTCGTATATCAGTTCGTTACTTATAATCACGGTATCCATGTTGACCGACGACCATGAAAACGTGGTTAACGTAACCCTAGAACATACCTTGGAATACCCTATACCATCGGAACGCGTTTTAACTTTCTTCCAATTTCCAGAATGCTTGACTTTACCGATTTTTGTGACAGAATTTCTCATGTTGCTGATCACCTGCACTGGAAACCTTG GTAGCGATTCGTTGTTCTTCGCTATTAGTTTTCATCTGTGCGGTCAAGTGGAGATACTAAAAAAAGATTTTACTAGAATgcccaataaaaataaaaatcccaAGGAGAATCTTTATTTGTCAATTAAGAGACACAGTTACCTGTTGGAATTAGGAGAGATGCTAAACGACACGATCGGCTCGATTTTGATTGTACAATTATTCTCCAGTTCTGTGCTGATTTGCATAACCG GATTTCAGTTTATTCTTGCTCTGGATGTTCAGAATATCGCGGTAGTAGTGAAATCGTTTGCCATACTGAGCACATTTATGGCACAATTATTTGCGTACAGTTACGTTGGTGATTACTTAAAACGCCAAATAGACAGCATTGGATATTCTTTGTACAGCTGTAATTGGTATGATTTTCCGAGAAATCTAACGAAAGATATTAGTTTCGTCATAATGAAAGCTCATCGTTCGTTTCATCTAATGGCTGGTAAATTCTTCATCGTCAATATGGAAACTTATGCGAGTATCTTAAAAACCTCCCTGTCCTATCTGTCGGTGCTTCGCATTATGATAAACGCCTAA
- the LOC117603816 gene encoding uncharacterized protein LOC117603816 → MKTTKNEDFAYAMVLFKILSWPVGTWPLQTYNRFAFIRFIVTICILLLMQLTLSLEMCLNPSNAETTLDALMLIACGSLALLKVMSFRVHSEKLIFNFKSALKDYNELNEEKKRKIMRRHAYMGRVAFACVMLFSNVYAAILTALPLLLKDNEDSNITVENTLKFSVPSEHIVLLLKLPENLYFLVFLVEYIMMMFTIAGNLGSDLLFGAIVFHLCGQAEILKMQFNRLVNDNGKTTESFYLLIKRHGYLLKLSTMLNDVSSSVMVIQMIASSMLICTCGFQFLIALNIRNAVMVVKTFVILTSLMIQLFSYSYVGNYLKSQMDDIGYSLYSCSWYCLPANIAKNIIFVIQKAQVPVYLTAGRFFVINLETYMSILKTSMSYLSVLRVMIQKEDNLNNGYFLDLLEYFPKMTTTNDEDYTYAMKPLKILSWIMGVWPLEIYNVFTFIRSIFVIGILLLMILILSIEVYLDGSDAEANLDILLLTSCGFLAISKIACFRIYSAELFFNFSSAQKDYDELDDEEKRMILRRHAYLGRVALASLILSSNFGATFITILPIILKTKEEKNVTTEETVKYPIPSAHVTELVKFPENLQMIIFITEYMMMVMTSVGNLGSDGFFFGIVFHLCGQAEVLKMEFSRAVDENGKIVENFHLLLKRHIYLLKLGEMLSDTISVVLAIQLSTSCILICTCGFQFLLAVQDENIILSAKTLFVLNALMIQLFAFSYVGDYLKCQMDSIGYALYKCDWYMLPSNVAKNITFVILKAQKPVHLKAGKFFIVNLEGFMSILKTSMSYLSVLRVMINT, encoded by the exons ATGAAGACAACGAAAAACGAAGATTTTGCTTACGCGATGGTACTGTTCAAAATTCTATCGTGGCCTGTGGGCACTTGGCCTCTCCAGACTTACAACCGTTTCGCCTTTATACGTTTCATCGTAACAATCTGTATCTTG TTATTAATGCAACTGACACTCAGCTTAGAAATGTGTTTAAACCCGAGCAACGCTGAAACAACTCTTGATGCCCTAATGCTAATCGCCTGTGGCAGTTTAGCGCTATTAAAAGTGATGAGTTTCCGTGTTCATTCGGAGAAACtgattttcaatttcaagtCGGCTCTGAAGGATTACAATGAACTAAATgaggaaaagaaacgaaagataaTGCGACGACACGCTTACATGGGCAGAGTGGCGTTTGCTTGCGTGATGCTGTTTTCCAATGTATACGCTGCAATCCTCACTGCCCTGCCTTTACTGTTAAAAGACAATGAGGACAGCAATATCACTGTTGAAAACACATTAAAATTTTCTGTTCCTTCTGAACATATTGTATTGCTGTTGAAATTACCAGAGAATCTTTACTTTCTGGTCTTTCTTGTGGAGTACATAATGATGATGTTCACCATCGCAGGGAACCTTG GCAGTGATTTATTGTTTGGTGCGATCGTCTTTCACCTGTGCGGTCAAGCGGAGATACTTAAAATGCAGTTTAACAGGTTGGTTAACGATAATGGAAAAACTACAGAGAGTTTCTATTTACTGATCAAAAGGCATGGTTATCTACTGAAACTGAGCACGATGCTGAACGACGTGAGCAGCTCGGTTATGGTTATACAAATGATAGCCAGCAGTATGTTGATTTGTACATGCG GATTTCAGTTCCTTATCGCTTTGAACATCAGGAATGCCGTGATGGTGGTGAAAACGTTCGTTATACTAACCAGTTTGATGATCCAATTGTTCTCGTACAGTTACGTGGGTAATTATTTGAAGTCGCAAATGGATGACATCGGGTATTCTTTGTACAGCTGCAGCTGGTACTGCCTTCCGGCAAACATAGCCAAGAACATTATTTTTGTCATACAAAAAGCTCAGGTTCCGGTTTACCTAACGGCTGGAAGGTTCTTCGTGATCAATTTGGAAACTTACATGAGCATTTTAAAGACATCGATGTCGTACCTTTCGGTTCTTCGCGTAATGATA CAGAAAGAAGACAATTTAAACAACGGATACTTTCTTGATCTGTTGGAGTATTTTCCAAAAATGACGACAACGAACGACGAGGACTATACTTACGCGATGAAACCGCTAAAAATTCTATCATGGATTATGGGCGTTTGGCCTCTGGAAATTTACAATGTTTTTACGTTTATACGTTCCATCTTTGTAATCGGGATTTTg TTATTAATGATCCTGATTCTGAGCATAGAAGTGTATTTAGACGGGAGCGATGCCGAGGCGAATTTGGATATTTTATTGTTGACCAGCTGTGGCTTCTTAGCGATATCGAAAATAGCGTGTTTCCGAATTTACTCGGCAGAATTgttcttcaatttttcctcgGCTCAAAAGGATTACGACGAGCTCGATGATGAAGAGAAGCGAATGATCTTGCGACGACATGCTTACTTGGGCAGAGTAGCCTTAGCTTCTTTGATATTATCTTCGAATTTCGGGGCAACTTTCATCACCATTTTACCCATTATACTGAAAACTAAGGAGGAAAAAAACGTGACTACGGAAGAGACAGTAAAATACCCTATTCCTTCGGCACATGTAACAGAACTAGTCAAGTTTCCAGAGAATCTGCAaatgattattttcattacGGAATacatgatgatggtgatgaccAGCGTGGGAAACCTCG GCAGCGATGGATTTTTCTTTGGTATCGTGTTTCACCTGTGTGGTCAAGCGGAGGTGTTGAAAATGGAATTTAGCAGAGCCGTTGATGAAAACGGAAAAATTGTGGAAAATTTTCACCTGTTACTAAAGAGACACATCTATTTATTGAAACTGGGAGAGATGCTAAGCGACACGATCAGCGTGGTCTTGGCCATACAACTGTCAACTAGTTGCATTCTTATTTGCACATGCG GATTTCAGTTTCTACTCGCTGTACAAGATGAAAATATCATATTGTCAGCGAAAACATTATTCGTATTAAACGCCTTGATGATACAACTGTTCGCATTTAGTTACGTGGGTGATTACTTGAAGTGCCAAATGGATAGTATCGGATACGCTTTGTACAAGTGCGACTGGTACATGCTTCCTTCGAACGTAGCTAAGAATATTACATTCGTGATACTAAAAGCTCAGAAACCAGTGCATCTGAAGGCCGGAAAGTTCTTCATCGTCAATCTGGAGGGTTTCATGAGCATTCTGAAGACTTCGATGTCGTATTTGTCGGTACTCCGCGTAATGATAAACACATGA
- the LOC117603814 gene encoding uncharacterized protein LOC117603814 isoform X1, which produces MKTSKHKDFAYAMTPLKILSWPVGIWPLQDYNVFSFVRFFCTIFFLVRVSTFIKPFLNSTSNSVNTFQLLTLIIVYAEVYLDHTDADENMYALMLIICGILALSKVMYFRIHSTRLIFNFVSAVKDYNEQNDEKKRRIMRHHAYMSRVTFISLMLAANVCSLILSALPVLSRNEDTINMTLADTLKYPLPSENILTLLQLPEYLYLPVFFTEYIILLVISAGNLGSDLLFFGIVFHLCGQAEILKMEFNKMLDVNSKTTKQFHSLIKRHGYLLKLSEMLNETISSILVIQLLSSCILICACEFQFILALQEKNIVMVTRSTTTMSILMIQLFAYSYVSNYLQYQMDGIGYSSYSCSWYNLPRNVAKDIVFVLLKAQKPVQLKAGKFVAVNLETFTSILKTSMSCLSVLRIIMNT; this is translated from the exons ATGAAGACGTCGAAACACAAGGATTTCGCTTACGCGATGACACCGTTGAAGATCCTGTCGTGGCCCGTGGGCATTTGGCCTCTGCAGGACTACAACGTATTCTCCTTCGTGCGTTTCTTTTGTACAATCTTCTTTCTGGTACGTGTTTCTACATTTATCAAGCCATTTCTAAATTCCACCTCAAACAGTGTGAATACTTTTCAGCTGTTAACGCTGATCATCGTATACGCGGAGGTATATTTGGATCATACCGATGCCGACGAGAATATGTacgctttaatgttaattatttgTGGCATCTTAGCACTGTCGAAAGTGATGTATTTCCGCATTCATTCAACgagattaattttcaatttcgtcTCGGCCGTGAAGGATTACAACGAGCAGAACgatgaaaagaaacgaagaattaTGCGACACCACGCTTACATGAGCAGAGTAACGTTTATCAGTTTGATGCTTGCTGCTAATGTCTGCTCGTTGATCCTCAGTGCTCTTCCTGTGCTATCCAGAAACGAGGATACGATTAATATGACTTTAGCAGATACATTAAAATATCCTCTACCTTCAGAGAACATTTTAACCCTGTTACAATTGCCAGAATATTTGTACCTGCCAGTTTTCTTTACCGAGTACATAATCTTGTTGGTCATCAGCGCGGGTAATCTTG GCAGCGATTTATTGTTTTTTGGTATCGTCTTTCATCTGTGTGGTCAAGCGGAGATACTGAAAATGGAGTTTAACAAGATGCTCGATGTGAATAGTAAAACTACGAAGCAATTTCATTCGTTGATCAAAAGGCACGGTTACTTGTTAAAGCTGAGCGAGATGTTGAACGAAACGATCAGCTCAATTTTGGTCATACAATTATTATCCAGTTGCATACTTATTTGTGCGTGTG AATTTCAGTTTATTCTCGCGCTGCAGGAAAAGAATATCGTGATGGTGACGAGATCAACCACCACAATGAGTATCTTAATGATACAATTATTCGCGTATAGTTACGTGAGTAATTACTTGCAGTACCAAATGGACGGGATTGGATACTCTTCGTACAGCTGCAGCTGGTACAACCTTCCCAGAAATGTGGCAAAGGATATTGTCTTTGTGTTACTAAAAGCTCAGAAACCGGTTCAACTGAAGGCTGGGAAATTCGTAGCCGTCAATCTGGAGACTTTCACGAGTATTCTTAAAACTTCGATGTCCTGTCTGTCGGTACTTCGCATAATAATGAACACTTGA
- the LOC117603826 gene encoding odorant receptor 4-like yields MKTTKNEDIAYAMIPFKILSWPVGTWPLQTYNRFAFIRFIVTIGILLLMQLILNSEVCLNPSNAETNLDALMLIVCGNLALSKVMSFRVHSAKLIFNFMSAVKDYDELNEEKKRMIMRRHAYMGRVTFVCVMLFGNVCAAILTAVPVLLKDNKDINMTVEDILQFPVPSEHIVLLLKIPENLYFLVFLVEYTMMLFTLAGNLGSDLLFFGIVFHLCGQAEILKMQFNRLVNDDGKTTESFRLLIERHGYLLKLSKMLNDAISSVLIIQLLASCVLICTCGFQFIIALNTRNAVMVVKAFVTLATLMIQLFSYSYVGNYLKSQMDGIGYSLYSCSWYGLPTNIAKNIIFVIQKAQVPVYLTAGRFFVINLETYTSILKTSMSYLSVLRVMINT; encoded by the exons ATGAAGACAACGAAGAACGAGGATATTGCTTACGCGATGATACCGTTCAAAATTCTATCATGGCCTGTGGGCACTTGGCCTCTCCAGACTTACAACCGGTTCGCCTTCATACGTTTCATCGTAACAATCGGTATCTTG TTATTAATGCAACTGATACTCAACTCGGAAGTGTGTTTAAACCCGAGCAACGCTGAAACAAATCTTGATGCCCTAATGTTAATCGTCTGCGGCAATTTAGCGCTATCAAAAGTGATGAGTTTCCGTGTTCATTCGGCGAAACTGATTTTCAATTTCATGTCGGCTGTGAAGGATTATGACGAACTAAATGAGGAAAAGAAACGAATGATAATGCGACGACACGCTTACATGGGCAGAGTAACGTTTGTTTGCGTGATGCTGTTCGGCAATGTTTGCGCTGCAATCCTCACCGCTGTGCCTGTATTGTTAAAAGACAATAAGGACATCAATATGACTGTTGAAGACATATTACAATTTCCTGTTCCTTCTGAACATATTGTATTGTTGTTGAAAATACCGGAGAATCTTTACTTTCTGGTCTTTCTTGTGGAGTACACGATGATGCTGTTCACCCTCGCAGGGAACCTTG GCAGTGATTTATTGTTTTTTGGGATCGTCTTTCACCTGTGCGGTCAAGCGGAGATacttaaaatgcaatttaacaGGTTGGTTAACGATGATGGTAAAACTACAGAGAGTTTCCGTTTACTGATCGAAAGGCATGGTTATCTACTGAAACTGAGCAAGATGCTGAACGACGCGATCAGCTCGGTTTTGATTATACAATTGTTAGCCAGCTGTGTGTTGATTTGTACATGCG GATTTCAGTTCATTATCGCTTTGAACACCAGGAATGCCGTGATGGTGGTAAAAGCTTTCGTCACACTAGCCACTTTGATGATCCAATTGTTCTCGTACAGTTACGTAGGTAATTACTTGAAGTCGCAAATGGATGGCATCGGGTATTCTTTGTACAGCTGCAGCTGGTACGGCCTTCCGACAAATATAGCCAAGAACATTATTTTTGTCATACAAAAAGCTCAGGTTCCGGTTTACCTAACGGCTGGGAGATTCTTCGTGATCAATTTAGAAACTTACACGAGCATTTTAAAGACATCGATGTCGTACCTTTCGGTTCTTCGCGTAATGATAAACACTTGA
- the LOC117603814 gene encoding odorant receptor 4-like isoform X2 has protein sequence MKTSKHKDFAYAMTPLKILSWPVGIWPLQDYNVFSFVRFFCTIFFLLLTLIIVYAEVYLDHTDADENMYALMLIICGILALSKVMYFRIHSTRLIFNFVSAVKDYNEQNDEKKRRIMRHHAYMSRVTFISLMLAANVCSLILSALPVLSRNEDTINMTLADTLKYPLPSENILTLLQLPEYLYLPVFFTEYIILLVISAGNLGSDLLFFGIVFHLCGQAEILKMEFNKMLDVNSKTTKQFHSLIKRHGYLLKLSEMLNETISSILVIQLLSSCILICACEFQFILALQEKNIVMVTRSTTTMSILMIQLFAYSYVSNYLQYQMDGIGYSSYSCSWYNLPRNVAKDIVFVLLKAQKPVQLKAGKFVAVNLETFTSILKTSMSCLSVLRIIMNT, from the exons ATGAAGACGTCGAAACACAAGGATTTCGCTTACGCGATGACACCGTTGAAGATCCTGTCGTGGCCCGTGGGCATTTGGCCTCTGCAGGACTACAACGTATTCTCCTTCGTGCGTTTCTTTTGTACAATCTTCTTTCTG CTGTTAACGCTGATCATCGTATACGCGGAGGTATATTTGGATCATACCGATGCCGACGAGAATATGTacgctttaatgttaattatttgTGGCATCTTAGCACTGTCGAAAGTGATGTATTTCCGCATTCATTCAACgagattaattttcaatttcgtcTCGGCCGTGAAGGATTACAACGAGCAGAACgatgaaaagaaacgaagaattaTGCGACACCACGCTTACATGAGCAGAGTAACGTTTATCAGTTTGATGCTTGCTGCTAATGTCTGCTCGTTGATCCTCAGTGCTCTTCCTGTGCTATCCAGAAACGAGGATACGATTAATATGACTTTAGCAGATACATTAAAATATCCTCTACCTTCAGAGAACATTTTAACCCTGTTACAATTGCCAGAATATTTGTACCTGCCAGTTTTCTTTACCGAGTACATAATCTTGTTGGTCATCAGCGCGGGTAATCTTG GCAGCGATTTATTGTTTTTTGGTATCGTCTTTCATCTGTGTGGTCAAGCGGAGATACTGAAAATGGAGTTTAACAAGATGCTCGATGTGAATAGTAAAACTACGAAGCAATTTCATTCGTTGATCAAAAGGCACGGTTACTTGTTAAAGCTGAGCGAGATGTTGAACGAAACGATCAGCTCAATTTTGGTCATACAATTATTATCCAGTTGCATACTTATTTGTGCGTGTG AATTTCAGTTTATTCTCGCGCTGCAGGAAAAGAATATCGTGATGGTGACGAGATCAACCACCACAATGAGTATCTTAATGATACAATTATTCGCGTATAGTTACGTGAGTAATTACTTGCAGTACCAAATGGACGGGATTGGATACTCTTCGTACAGCTGCAGCTGGTACAACCTTCCCAGAAATGTGGCAAAGGATATTGTCTTTGTGTTACTAAAAGCTCAGAAACCGGTTCAACTGAAGGCTGGGAAATTCGTAGCCGTCAATCTGGAGACTTTCACGAGTATTCTTAAAACTTCGATGTCCTGTCTGTCGGTACTTCGCATAATAATGAACACTTGA
- the LOC143305820 gene encoding homeodomain-only protein, producing MSRFRTFAHFYERKCYLCEKRTVYPDREAPKRVRFSVPSRMLRSASPQYPSRADDIRVIRLTADQEAVLQEQFNRWPRAPHTADIVLLAAETGLSEADVEAWYAIRLAQWRKEQGLGGNLGLH from the exons ATGAGCAGATTTAGGACATTTGCACATTTCTACGAACGGAAGTGTTACTTGTGCGAAAAACGTACAGTTTATCCGGATCGCGAGGCTCCGAAAAGAGTGAGATTCAGCGTACCAA GCAGAATGCTGAGGTCAGCCTCGCCGCAGTATCCCAGCAGAGCAGACGATATTCGTGTAATTCGTTTGACGGCTGATCAGGAAGCTGTTCTTCAAGAACAATTTAACAGATGGCCGAGGGCACCTCACACAGCGGATATCGTCCTGTTGGCAGCCGAGACAGGACTCTCCGAAGCCGACGTTGAG GCATGGTACGCTATCCGATTAGCCCAATGGAGGAAGGAACAGGGCTTGGGAGGAAATCTTGGTTTACATTAA